Proteins encoded within one genomic window of Micromonospora halotolerans:
- the aroB gene encoding 3-dehydroquinate synthase, with the protein MDEVTRIPVGGDRPYDVLVGRDLLDPPPRLLPGAERVAFLHAPPLKGLAEELAGRVREGGVTPLLIEVPDAEAGKHVDVAAACWDRLGEAGFTRSDAVVGVGGGAVTDLAGFVAASWLRGVRWVPVATSLLGMVDAAVGGKTGINTAAGKNLVGAFHPPAGVICDLATLDSLPPADLAAGMAEVVKCGFIADPVILDLVERDPAAALDPTGPVTRELIERAVRVKADVVSGDLRESGVREVLNYGHTLAHAIEKVEGYRWRHGHAVAVGLVYAATLARLAGRLDAATAERHRAVVAALGLPTGYRADAWPELLAAMRVDKKARGSRLRFVVLDGLARPAILEAPSDELLARAYEEVSS; encoded by the coding sequence ATGGACGAGGTGACCCGGATTCCGGTCGGCGGCGACCGGCCGTACGACGTGCTGGTGGGACGCGACCTGTTGGACCCGCCGCCCCGGCTGCTGCCCGGCGCCGAGCGGGTGGCCTTCCTGCACGCGCCTCCGCTCAAGGGGCTGGCCGAGGAGCTGGCCGGGCGGGTGCGCGAAGGCGGGGTGACCCCGCTGCTCATCGAGGTGCCGGACGCCGAGGCGGGCAAGCACGTCGACGTGGCCGCGGCCTGCTGGGACCGGCTCGGCGAGGCGGGCTTCACCCGCAGCGACGCGGTGGTCGGGGTGGGCGGCGGCGCGGTGACCGACCTGGCCGGGTTCGTGGCGGCCAGCTGGCTGCGCGGGGTGCGCTGGGTGCCGGTGGCGACGTCCCTGCTCGGCATGGTCGACGCGGCCGTCGGCGGCAAGACCGGGATCAACACGGCCGCCGGCAAGAACCTGGTCGGCGCCTTCCACCCGCCGGCCGGGGTGATCTGCGACCTGGCGACGCTGGACAGCCTGCCGCCGGCCGACCTGGCCGCCGGGATGGCCGAGGTGGTCAAGTGCGGGTTCATCGCCGACCCGGTGATCCTCGACCTGGTGGAGCGGGACCCGGCCGCCGCGCTGGACCCGACCGGGCCGGTGACCCGCGAGCTGATCGAGCGGGCGGTCCGGGTCAAGGCGGACGTGGTCTCCGGTGACCTGCGCGAGTCCGGGGTGCGTGAGGTGCTCAACTACGGGCACACGCTGGCCCACGCGATCGAGAAGGTGGAGGGCTACCGCTGGCGGCACGGGCACGCCGTCGCCGTGGGCCTGGTCTACGCGGCCACCCTGGCGCGCCTGGCCGGGCGGCTGGACGCGGCCACCGCCGAGCGGCACCGGGCCGTGGTGGCGGCGCTCGGCCTGCCCACCGGCTACCGGGCCGACGCCTGGCCGGAGCTGCTGGCCGCCATGCGGGTGGACAAGAAGGCCCGGGGCAGCCGGCTGCGCTTCGTGGTGCTGGACGGCCTGGCCCGCCCGGCGATCCTGGAGGCACCGTCGGACGAGCTGCTGGCGCGGGCGTACGAGGAGGTCAGCTCGTGA
- a CDS encoding DUF2243 domain-containing protein, whose amino-acid sequence MTRPTIDGADIRGPATILGVGLGGFVDGILLHQVLQWHHLLSSTDTDRIGVRYYPVDTVAGLKMNTLWDGLFHTVTWVAVLTGLALLYARVTRSRGRLWRSPALWGWALVGWGLFNLVEGLVDHQILGIHHVRGGPHQLWWDLGFLTLGAIFVVIGWAVQRRASAVDLCAAEGR is encoded by the coding sequence ATGACCCGACCAACCATCGACGGCGCCGACATCCGAGGGCCGGCGACGATACTCGGCGTGGGCCTCGGCGGCTTCGTCGACGGCATCCTGCTCCACCAGGTGCTCCAGTGGCACCACCTGCTGAGCAGCACGGACACGGACCGGATCGGGGTCAGGTACTACCCGGTGGACACGGTGGCGGGGCTCAAGATGAACACGCTCTGGGACGGCCTGTTCCACACGGTCACCTGGGTGGCGGTGCTGACCGGCCTGGCCCTGCTGTACGCCCGGGTCACCCGGTCCCGGGGCAGGCTGTGGCGCTCCCCCGCGCTGTGGGGCTGGGCGCTGGTCGGGTGGGGCCTGTTCAACCTGGTCGAAGGGCTCGTCGACCACCAGATCCTCGGCATCCACCACGTGCGCGGCGGCCCGCACCAGCTCTGGTGGGACCTCGGCTTCCTGACCCTCGGGGCGATCTTCGTCGTGATCGGCTGGGCGGTGCAGCGGCGCGCCTCGGCCGTCGACCTCTGCGCTGCGGAGGGGCGGTGA
- a CDS encoding cytochrome c oxidase assembly protein, whose protein sequence is MSLAHAGHAAGGFPAAALVPPVLFWAYLAAALRQRDPGRAGWDHRRTASFALGAALLATRLLLPAADLPGHMAQHLVLGMLAPLALVLGAPGTLALRTVDRRVGRAALRLLRHPALQALAHPVTGLLLTAGGLWLLYLTPLYRATLTQPALHGLVLLHFVLSGYLFTWSIAGPDPGPHRPRVPIRLVVLGLGVAAHAVLAQLLYAGLLVDVPATGDELRAGATVMYYGGDLAEILLALALLVTWRPERAPRPVAVRA, encoded by the coding sequence GTGAGCCTCGCCCACGCCGGGCACGCCGCCGGCGGCTTCCCGGCCGCCGCGCTCGTACCCCCGGTGCTGTTCTGGGCCTACCTGGCGGCGGCCCTGCGGCAGCGGGACCCGGGCCGGGCCGGGTGGGACCACCGGCGGACGGCGAGCTTCGCCCTCGGCGCGGCGCTGCTCGCCACCAGGCTGCTGCTTCCCGCCGCCGACCTGCCCGGGCACATGGCGCAGCACCTGGTGCTCGGCATGCTGGCGCCGCTGGCCCTGGTGCTCGGCGCACCCGGCACGCTGGCCCTGCGGACGGTGGACCGGCGGGTCGGCCGCGCGGCGCTGCGCCTGCTGCGCCACCCGGCCCTCCAGGCGCTCGCCCACCCGGTGACCGGGCTGCTGCTCACCGCGGGCGGGCTCTGGCTGCTGTACCTCACCCCGCTGTACCGGGCCACCCTGACCCAGCCGGCGCTGCACGGGCTGGTGCTGCTGCACTTCGTGCTCAGCGGCTACCTGTTCACCTGGTCGATCGCCGGGCCGGATCCCGGCCCGCACCGGCCCCGGGTCCCGATCCGGCTGGTCGTGCTCGGGCTGGGCGTGGCGGCGCACGCCGTGCTCGCCCAACTTCTCTACGCCGGGCTGCTCGTGGACGTGCCGGCGACCGGGGACGAGCTGCGGGCCGGCGCGACGGTGATGTACTACGGCGGCGACCTGGCCGAGATCCTGCTGGCCCTCGCCCTGCTGGTCACCTGGCGGCCGGAGCGGGCGCCCCGGCCCGTGGCGGTCAGGGCTTGA
- a CDS encoding shikimate kinase: protein MSTRPVCVLVGAPGSGKTTVGRALAAALGVGFRDTDGDIEQLAGKPIPEIFVDEGEEHFRTLERAAVAAGLASHTGVLALGGGAILAEENRAALVGHTVVHLSVELSDAVKRVGLGAGRPLLALNPRATLRHLMEQRRPLYAEVATATVLTDGRTPEEIATEIAALLKP, encoded by the coding sequence GTGAGCACCCGGCCGGTCTGCGTGCTGGTCGGGGCGCCCGGCTCCGGCAAGACCACGGTGGGACGGGCGCTCGCGGCGGCACTCGGCGTCGGGTTCCGGGACACCGACGGCGACATCGAGCAGCTCGCCGGCAAGCCGATCCCGGAGATCTTCGTGGACGAGGGGGAGGAGCACTTCCGTACCCTCGAACGGGCCGCGGTGGCGGCGGGGCTGGCCTCGCACACGGGCGTGCTCGCCCTCGGCGGCGGCGCGATCCTCGCCGAGGAGAACCGCGCCGCGCTGGTCGGGCACACCGTGGTGCACCTGTCGGTGGAGCTGTCCGACGCCGTGAAGCGGGTCGGCCTGGGGGCCGGCCGGCCGCTGCTGGCGCTGAACCCGCGCGCCACCCTCCGGCACCTCATGGAGCAGCGCCGCCCGCTCTACGCCGAGGTGGCCACCGCGACGGTGCTGACCGACGGGCGTACCCCGGAGGAGATCGCGACCGAGATCGCGGCGCTGCTCAAGCCCTGA
- the aroC gene encoding chorismate synthase: MLRWLTAGESHGPALVALLEGVPAGIEVTTAEISDELARRRLGYGRGARMSFEQDEVEVIGGLRHGVTLGSPVAIRVGNSEWPKWRTVMAADPVDAEELAGQARNAPLTRPRPGHADLAGMQKYGHTDARPILERASARETAARVAVGTVAKALVKQALGVEIVSHVVELGPIGVKPGLRPTPSDAARIDADPLRCLDPEASARMVAEVDAAKKAADTLGGVVEVLAYGVPPGLGSHVQWDRKLDARLATALMSIQAIKGVEIGDGWTQARSRGSEAHDEILPTATGVRRVTDRAGGLEGGITTGEPLRVKAAMKPISSLNRALATVDVLTGEPATAINQRSDVCAVPAAAVVAEAMVALVLAEAAVEKFGGDSVAEMRRNLSGYLDALVIK; encoded by the coding sequence GTGTTGCGCTGGCTGACTGCAGGTGAATCGCACGGACCCGCCCTCGTCGCGCTGCTGGAGGGGGTGCCCGCCGGCATCGAGGTGACCACCGCGGAGATCTCCGACGAACTGGCCCGGCGCCGGCTCGGCTACGGCCGGGGCGCCCGGATGTCCTTCGAGCAGGACGAGGTCGAGGTCATCGGCGGGCTCCGGCACGGCGTGACGCTGGGCAGCCCGGTGGCCATCCGGGTGGGCAACTCGGAGTGGCCGAAGTGGCGCACCGTGATGGCCGCCGACCCGGTCGACGCGGAGGAGCTGGCCGGGCAGGCCCGCAACGCCCCGCTCACCCGCCCGCGCCCCGGCCACGCCGACCTGGCCGGCATGCAGAAGTACGGCCACACCGACGCCCGGCCGATCCTGGAGCGGGCCAGCGCCCGGGAGACCGCCGCGCGGGTCGCCGTGGGCACGGTCGCCAAGGCCCTGGTCAAGCAGGCTCTCGGCGTCGAGATCGTCTCCCACGTGGTGGAGCTCGGCCCGATCGGCGTCAAGCCCGGCCTGCGGCCGACCCCGTCCGACGCCGCCCGGATCGACGCGGACCCGCTTCGCTGCCTCGACCCGGAGGCCAGCGCCCGGATGGTCGCCGAGGTCGACGCCGCCAAGAAGGCGGCCGACACGCTCGGCGGCGTGGTCGAGGTGCTGGCGTACGGGGTGCCGCCGGGCCTGGGCAGCCATGTGCAGTGGGACCGCAAGCTCGACGCGCGGCTGGCCACCGCGCTGATGTCGATCCAGGCCATCAAGGGCGTGGAGATCGGCGACGGCTGGACGCAGGCGCGCTCGCGCGGCTCCGAGGCGCACGACGAGATCCTGCCCACCGCCACCGGGGTGCGCCGGGTGACCGACCGGGCCGGCGGGCTGGAGGGCGGCATCACCACCGGCGAGCCGCTGCGGGTGAAGGCGGCCATGAAGCCGATCTCCTCGCTGAACCGGGCGCTGGCCACGGTCGACGTGCTCACCGGCGAGCCCGCCACCGCGATCAACCAGCGCTCGGACGTGTGCGCGGTGCCGGCCGCGGCCGTGGTGGCGGAGGCCATGGTGGCCCTGGTGCTGGCGGAGGCGGCGGTGGAGAAGTTCGGCGGCGACTCGGTCGCCGAGATGCGCCGCAACCTGTCCGGTTACCTCGACGCCCTGGTGATCAAGTGA
- a CDS encoding shikimate dehydrogenase produces MKAAVVGRPIAHSLSPVIHNAGYAAAGLTGWSYTRIECAADELAGLVAGLGPEWAGLSVTMPGKEAALAVADEASPVAAAVGAANTLVRRPDGTWYADNTDVAGMVDVLTAAGCAAGATVTVLGAGGTARAAVAAAARIGAAEVTVVARRPEAVRELCPMAEALGVPLAGAPWDGDPAHARADLVVSTVPKGVADRLADNFDWRPGTVFFDVVYDPWPTPLAAAAVAAGCRVVSGLDLLLAQAVGQFEQFTGVSAPREAMRAALAEAQGRAPC; encoded by the coding sequence ATGAAGGCCGCCGTGGTCGGCCGGCCGATCGCCCACTCGCTCTCCCCGGTGATCCACAACGCCGGGTACGCGGCGGCCGGGCTGACCGGGTGGTCGTACACCCGGATCGAGTGCGCGGCCGACGAGCTGGCCGGCCTGGTCGCGGGCCTGGGCCCCGAGTGGGCCGGCCTGTCGGTCACCATGCCGGGCAAGGAGGCGGCGCTCGCGGTGGCCGACGAGGCCTCGCCGGTCGCCGCCGCGGTCGGCGCCGCCAACACGCTGGTACGCCGGCCGGACGGCACCTGGTACGCCGACAACACCGACGTCGCGGGCATGGTCGACGTGCTCACCGCCGCCGGTTGCGCGGCCGGCGCCACGGTCACCGTGCTGGGCGCGGGCGGCACCGCCCGGGCGGCCGTCGCGGCGGCGGCCCGGATCGGCGCGGCCGAGGTGACCGTGGTGGCCCGGCGGCCGGAGGCGGTGCGGGAGCTGTGCCCGATGGCCGAGGCGCTCGGTGTCCCGCTGGCCGGCGCGCCCTGGGACGGTGATCCGGCGCACGCCCGGGCCGACCTCGTGGTCTCCACCGTGCCGAAGGGCGTGGCCGACCGGCTCGCGGACAACTTCGACTGGCGGCCCGGGACGGTCTTCTTCGACGTGGTCTACGACCCGTGGCCCACACCGCTCGCCGCGGCGGCGGTCGCCGCCGGCTGCCGGGTGGTCTCCGGGCTGGACCTGTTGCTGGCCCAGGCGGTCGGCCAGTTCGAGCAGTTCACCGGCGTCTCCGCCCCCCGCGAGGCGATGCGCGCCGCGCTCGCCGAGGCGCAAGGAAGGGCCCCGTGTTAA
- the mltG gene encoding endolytic transglycosylase MltG, with protein sequence MIDDLDLGFDEAERGEKGRHRRSAVRKRNGGSGGGRGKTIFALLMAMVLLGGIGGGAYVGFDRIRNHFVTPDYDGPGTGETLVEVKAGDSLTDIGNTLYDAGVVKSTKAFIEAADANSRSKNIQVGRYKVRKEMKAADVITLMLDPKSRVVNGVTIPEGTISLNIYQILSKQTKIPVKDFQTAAKDPVKLGVPAFWFNREDGKKGPKSIEGFLYPSTYEIPPKATAEQILSMMVDQFLTVAQQLDFVDRAQKERKISPYEALITASIAEAESVNAVDLPKVSRVIYNRVYAGKIGCKCLGIDSGINYYFRLQGKDPKDSDDLLQSEINDLKNPYNTHNVAGLPITPISNPGEAALKGALEPPPGDWIFFMTVDQKGTMGYGSNDADFRKLQRQMCDNKVLTGENCT encoded by the coding sequence ATGATCGACGATCTTGATCTCGGGTTCGACGAGGCGGAGAGGGGGGAGAAGGGCCGGCACCGGCGCAGCGCCGTGCGTAAGCGCAACGGCGGGTCGGGTGGCGGCCGGGGCAAGACCATCTTCGCCCTGCTGATGGCGATGGTGCTGCTGGGCGGCATCGGCGGCGGCGCGTACGTCGGCTTCGACCGGATCCGCAACCACTTCGTCACCCCGGACTACGACGGACCGGGCACGGGCGAGACGCTGGTCGAGGTGAAGGCCGGCGACAGCCTCACCGACATCGGGAACACCCTCTACGACGCGGGCGTGGTGAAGAGCACCAAGGCGTTCATCGAGGCCGCCGACGCGAACTCGCGCAGCAAGAACATCCAGGTCGGCCGGTACAAGGTCCGCAAGGAGATGAAGGCCGCGGACGTGATCACGCTGATGCTCGACCCGAAGAGCCGGGTGGTCAACGGGGTGACCATCCCCGAGGGCACGATCAGCCTGAACATCTACCAGATCCTCTCCAAGCAGACCAAGATCCCGGTCAAGGACTTCCAGACCGCCGCGAAGGACCCGGTCAAGCTGGGAGTGCCCGCCTTCTGGTTCAACCGGGAGGACGGCAAGAAGGGCCCGAAGAGCATCGAGGGCTTCCTCTACCCGTCCACCTACGAGATCCCGCCGAAGGCCACCGCCGAGCAGATCCTGTCGATGATGGTGGACCAGTTCCTGACCGTGGCCCAGCAGCTCGACTTCGTCGACCGGGCGCAGAAGGAACGGAAGATCTCGCCGTACGAGGCGCTGATCACCGCCTCGATCGCCGAGGCCGAGTCGGTCAACGCGGTCGACCTGCCGAAGGTGTCCCGGGTGATCTACAACCGGGTCTACGCCGGCAAGATCGGCTGCAAGTGCCTCGGCATCGACAGCGGCATCAACTACTACTTCCGCCTGCAGGGCAAGGACCCGAAGGACTCCGACGACCTGCTGCAGAGCGAGATCAACGACCTGAAGAACCCGTACAACACGCACAACGTGGCCGGCCTGCCGATCACCCCGATCAGCAACCCGGGTGAGGCCGCGCTCAAGGGCGCCCTGGAGCCGCCGCCCGGCGACTGGATCTTCTTCATGACGGTGGACCAGAAGGGCACCATGGGCTACGGCTCGAACGACGCCGACTTCCGCAAGCTGCAGCGGCAGATGTGCGACAACAAGGTGCTCACCGGGGAGAACTGCACCTGA
- the ruvX gene encoding Holliday junction resolvase RuvX — translation MVEVSRGVRLGVDVGQVRVGVARSDPHGILATPLVTLARDLTTGPDAVPTDIADLVRLAAEHEAVEIVVGLPVNLAGKHGPAAANVSAYAARLADVMGSIPVTLTDERMSTVVASRRLAERGVRGKRQRAVVDQAAAVEILQSWLDAQRRRTQ, via the coding sequence ATGGTTGAAGTGTCCCGTGGTGTCCGGCTCGGCGTCGACGTCGGCCAGGTCCGGGTCGGGGTGGCTCGCTCCGATCCGCACGGCATCCTGGCCACCCCGCTGGTCACCCTGGCCCGCGATCTGACGACCGGTCCGGACGCGGTGCCCACCGACATCGCCGACCTGGTCCGGCTGGCCGCCGAGCACGAGGCGGTCGAGATCGTCGTCGGCCTGCCGGTCAACCTCGCCGGAAAGCATGGTCCCGCGGCGGCGAACGTCTCGGCGTACGCTGCCCGGTTGGCCGATGTAATGGGGTCGATTCCGGTGACGCTGACGGACGAGAGGATGTCGACCGTGGTGGCTAGTCGTAGGCTGGCCGAACGGGGCGTCCGGGGAAAGCGCCAACGGGCGGTGGTCGACCAGGCCGCCGCGGTGGAGATTCTGCAGAGCTGGCTGGACGCGCAGCGGAGGCGGACGCAATGA
- the alaS gene encoding alanine--tRNA ligase: MKTAEIKRRYLAHFEANGHAVVPSAPLPAISDPNLLFVNAGMVQFVPYFLGQQTPPYRRAVSVQKCIRTPDIDEVGKTSRHGTFFQMNGNFSFGDYFKDGAIPLAWDLVTKPVEAGGYGLDPERIWPTVYLDDDEAFQIWRSVGVPAERIVRRGKADNFWSMGIPGPCGPCSELFYDRGPEYGREGGPAVDEDRYMEFWNLVFMQFERGPGTGKEDYPILGELPAKNIDTGMGLERMASILQGVDNLYEIDEVRPILARAAELTGKRYGAHSGHVASESHPDDVRLRVIADHVRTALMLIGDGVTPSNEGRGYVLRRIMRRAIRAVRLLGYQDRALPELLPVARDCMAPSYPELAEDFGRISQYAYAEEDAFLATLRAGTTILDTAIAETKSAGQASISGDKAFQLHDTYGFPIDLTLEIAAEQGLQVDAEGFRRLMADQRSRAKADAQARKTGHTDVSAYRSVLDGGGAVEFTGYTELTRESRVRALLAGGAQVAAAVEGDTIELVLDTTPFYAEGGGQQPDQGLITVGGGQLEVFDVQQPVPGLIVHRAKVLRGEVRAGETGYAEIDVSRRRAISRSHTATHLVHQTMRNFLGESATQAGSLNAPGRLRFDFNTPTGVAPSVLHDVEQQVNEVLLADLEVHAFITTQEEARRIGAMALFGEKYGERVRVVEVGDYARELCGGTHVARSAQLGLVKILSEASVGSGVRRIEALVGMDAFGFLAREHLLVSRLAELFRVPGDQVADRVEQTVTQLRDAEKELEKLRAQLVLGGAAALAAQAKDVRGVAYVGTEAPEGAAGNDVRTLAQEIRGRIDPARPAVVAVAARANGKASLVVAVNQAARGRGLTAKDLVKAAFSGRGGGSDDLAQGGGLPAAEAPNLLATVEKAIADV, translated from the coding sequence ATGAAGACGGCGGAGATCAAGCGGCGGTACCTCGCCCACTTCGAGGCCAACGGCCACGCCGTGGTGCCGTCCGCTCCGCTGCCCGCCATCAGCGACCCGAACCTGCTGTTCGTCAACGCCGGCATGGTGCAGTTCGTCCCCTACTTCCTGGGCCAGCAGACCCCGCCGTACCGGCGCGCGGTCAGCGTGCAGAAGTGCATCCGGACGCCGGACATCGACGAGGTCGGCAAGACCAGCCGGCACGGCACGTTCTTCCAGATGAACGGCAACTTCTCCTTCGGCGACTACTTCAAGGACGGGGCCATCCCGCTGGCCTGGGACCTGGTCACCAAGCCGGTCGAGGCGGGCGGTTACGGGCTGGACCCGGAGCGGATCTGGCCGACCGTCTACCTGGACGACGACGAGGCGTTCCAGATCTGGCGGTCGGTCGGCGTGCCCGCCGAGCGGATCGTCCGGCGGGGCAAGGCGGACAACTTCTGGTCGATGGGCATCCCGGGCCCGTGCGGCCCGTGCTCCGAGCTGTTCTACGACCGCGGCCCCGAGTACGGCCGCGAGGGCGGGCCGGCGGTCGACGAGGACCGCTACATGGAGTTCTGGAACCTCGTCTTCATGCAGTTCGAGCGGGGGCCGGGCACCGGCAAGGAGGACTACCCGATCCTCGGTGAGCTGCCGGCGAAGAACATCGACACGGGCATGGGCCTGGAGCGGATGGCCTCCATCCTCCAGGGCGTCGACAACCTCTACGAGATCGACGAGGTCCGGCCGATCCTGGCCCGGGCCGCCGAGCTGACCGGCAAGCGCTACGGCGCGCACTCCGGCCACGTGGCCAGCGAGTCGCACCCGGACGACGTGCGGCTGCGGGTGATCGCCGACCACGTCCGCACGGCGCTCATGCTGATCGGCGACGGGGTGACCCCGTCGAACGAGGGCCGCGGCTACGTGCTGCGCCGGATCATGCGCCGGGCCATCCGCGCGGTCCGCCTCCTCGGCTACCAGGACCGGGCGCTGCCCGAGCTGCTGCCGGTGGCCCGGGACTGCATGGCCCCGTCCTACCCGGAGCTGGCCGAGGACTTCGGCCGGATCTCCCAGTACGCGTACGCCGAGGAGGACGCCTTCCTCGCCACCCTGCGGGCGGGCACCACGATCCTGGACACCGCCATCGCGGAGACCAAGTCGGCCGGGCAGGCGTCGATCTCCGGCGACAAGGCGTTCCAGCTGCACGACACGTACGGCTTCCCGATCGACCTGACGCTGGAGATCGCGGCGGAGCAGGGCCTCCAGGTCGACGCGGAGGGCTTCCGCCGGCTGATGGCCGACCAGCGCAGCCGGGCCAAGGCCGACGCGCAGGCGCGCAAGACCGGGCACACCGACGTGTCGGCGTACCGGTCGGTGCTCGACGGCGGCGGGGCGGTCGAGTTCACCGGCTACACCGAGCTGACCCGGGAGTCCCGGGTGCGGGCGCTGCTGGCCGGCGGCGCCCAGGTGGCCGCGGCGGTCGAGGGCGACACGATCGAGCTGGTGCTCGACACCACGCCGTTCTACGCGGAGGGCGGCGGCCAGCAGCCCGACCAGGGCCTGATCACGGTCGGCGGCGGCCAGCTCGAGGTCTTCGACGTGCAGCAGCCGGTGCCGGGGTTGATCGTGCACCGGGCCAAGGTGCTCCGCGGTGAGGTGCGTGCCGGCGAGACCGGCTACGCCGAGATCGACGTGTCCCGGCGGCGGGCCATCTCCCGTTCGCACACGGCCACCCACCTGGTGCACCAGACCATGCGCAACTTCCTCGGCGAGTCGGCCACCCAGGCGGGTTCGCTGAACGCGCCGGGCCGGCTGCGGTTCGACTTCAACACTCCGACCGGGGTGGCGCCGAGCGTGCTGCACGACGTGGAGCAGCAGGTCAACGAGGTGCTCCTGGCTGACCTGGAGGTGCACGCCTTCATCACCACGCAGGAGGAGGCGCGCCGGATCGGGGCCATGGCGCTGTTCGGCGAGAAGTACGGCGAGCGGGTCCGGGTCGTCGAGGTCGGCGACTACGCCCGCGAGCTGTGCGGGGGTACGCACGTGGCCCGCTCGGCCCAGCTGGGCCTCGTCAAGATCCTCTCCGAGGCGTCGGTGGGTTCCGGGGTGCGCCGGATCGAAGCGCTGGTCGGCATGGACGCCTTCGGCTTCCTGGCCCGCGAGCACCTGCTGGTCTCCCGGCTCGCCGAGCTGTTCCGGGTGCCGGGTGACCAGGTCGCCGACCGGGTGGAGCAGACCGTCACCCAGCTCCGCGACGCGGAGAAGGAGTTGGAGAAGCTCCGCGCCCAGCTCGTGCTCGGCGGGGCCGCGGCCCTGGCGGCGCAGGCGAAGGACGTCCGCGGTGTCGCGTACGTCGGCACCGAGGCCCCCGAGGGCGCGGCCGGCAACGACGTGCGGACCCTGGCCCAGGAGATCCGGGGCCGGATCGACCCGGCCCGCCCGGCCGTGGTCGCGGTGGCCGCCCGGGCGAACGGCAAGGCGTCCCTGGTGGTGGCCGTGAACCAGGCCGCGCGCGGCCGGGGCCTGACCGCGAAGGACCTGGTGAAGGCGGCCTTCTCCGGTCGCGGCGGTGGCAGCGACGACCTCGCTCAGGGCGGCGGCCTGCCCGCCGCGGAGGCGCCGAACCTGCTGGCCACCGTGGAGAAGGCGATCGCCGACGTCTGA
- a CDS encoding DUF6167 family protein, whose translation MRRLFWLGIGLAVGVLVVRKATRTAQAYTPAGIASGLSESAGGLVESVRSFVDDVRAGMAEREQEIHEAFARGEAYDDQFAELREDPRIGDREIFPEEHQR comes from the coding sequence ATGAGGCGGTTGTTCTGGCTGGGCATCGGCCTGGCCGTGGGCGTGCTGGTGGTCCGCAAGGCCACCCGGACCGCGCAGGCGTACACGCCGGCGGGGATCGCCAGCGGGCTGTCCGAGTCGGCCGGCGGCCTCGTCGAGTCGGTCCGCAGCTTCGTGGACGACGTCCGGGCCGGGATGGCCGAGCGCGAGCAGGAGATCCACGAGGCCTTCGCGCGCGGCGAGGCGTACGACGACCAGTTCGCCGAGCTGCGGGAGGACCCGCGGATCGGTGACCGAGAGATTTTCCCGGAGGAGCACCAGCGATGA
- a CDS encoding DUF948 domain-containing protein → MSGGEIAALIAAGAFLMLVLVLAVPILRLRHTVDATTRMIADLNDRTAPLLGDVNTTVKNVNTALEQVQTSLDGVNLQLAKVDTMTTHAQNVTANVANLAAVVSAAAANPLVKVAAFGYGVRKAAAARRHAETEREVRDTIKQQRRAARRGNR, encoded by the coding sequence GTGAGTGGTGGAGAGATCGCTGCGCTGATCGCGGCCGGCGCGTTCCTGATGCTGGTGCTCGTGCTGGCGGTGCCGATCCTGCGGCTGCGGCACACCGTCGACGCGACGACCCGCATGATCGCCGACCTGAACGACCGCACGGCGCCGCTGCTCGGTGACGTGAACACCACCGTGAAGAACGTCAACACGGCCCTGGAGCAGGTGCAGACCTCCCTCGACGGGGTCAACCTGCAGCTGGCCAAGGTGGACACCATGACCACCCACGCGCAGAACGTCACCGCGAACGTGGCGAACCTGGCCGCCGTGGTCTCCGCCGCCGCCGCGAACCCGCTGGTCAAGGTCGCCGCGTTCGGCTACGGCGTGCGCAAGGCCGCCGCCGCGCGCCGGCACGCCGAGACCGAGCGCGAGGTCCGCGACACCATCAAGCAGCAGCGCCGGGCCGCCAGGCGCGGCAACCGCTGA